The Pecten maximus chromosome 11, xPecMax1.1, whole genome shotgun sequence genome has a segment encoding these proteins:
- the LOC117338624 gene encoding zinc finger BED domain-containing protein 1-like, giving the protein MTAHVSRKHGITLKPREPTARTTRSGSCQSSPRSENGQLRINEAFTSKNKFSHSSTRHGEITKSIGVFIAKDMRPFSVLENQGFVNMINVLEPRYDMPGRTHFSTNVIPKLYEETKETVTKCLKEADFVALTTDAWTSRATQSYNTITAHFILNWEIQSVVLRTRVMHESHIAQHLAELLTAAVAEWNLKRHDQMPSLTTDNAKNILNAGELAGFHPHIGCVAHAINLATQGS; this is encoded by the coding sequence ATGACGGCACACGTTTCCCGTAAACACGGCATAACGTTGAAACCCAGGGAGCCCACCGCAAGGACTACGAGGTCAGGCTCTTGTCAGAGTTCGCCACGGTCCGAAAACGGACAGTTACGGATAAACGAGGCATTTACATCGAAGAACAAGTTTTCACACAGTTCAACAAGACACGGGGAAATCACAAAGTCTATCGGTGTCTTTATCGCCAAAGACATGCGACCATTCTCTGTATTAGAAAACCAGGGATTCGTGAATATGATCAATGTGCTGGAACCTAGGTACGACATGCCAGGTAGGACACACTTTTCAACTAACGTAATCCCCAAGTTATATGAGGAAACTAAAGAAACAGTAACTAAATGTTTGAAAGAAGCAGATTTTGTAGCTCTAACTACCGATGCATGGACCTCGCGTGCAACACAGAGCTACAATACCATAACAGCTCATTTCATACTAAATTGGGAAATTCAATCAGTTGTACTTCGAACAAGGGTGATGCACGAATCCCACATAGCACAGCATTTAGCTGAACTGTTAACTGCTGCCGTGGCAGAATGGAACCTTAAGCGACATGATCAAATGCCTTCTCTTACTACAGACAATGCAAAAAATATACTTAACGCTGGAGAACTTGCAGGATTTCACCCCCACATTGGTTGTGTAGCCCATGCCATAAACTTGGCAACACAGGGGTCTTAA